A region of the Geomonas subterranea genome:
GCGAATCGAAAACTCATCGTTCGCCGTAACTTTGGAGAGAACAAAAAGAGGCCAACCGGATGCCCGGTTGGCCTTGTCTGATATTGCATTGCAGTCTTGGCGGCCGGCCTCGCGGCGGCCGCTTTTAGCTGTTGGGGAGGGAGTAGAAGTCCTTGCGGCACAGTCTGATGCGCTTGATCTCCTCGTTGCAGACGTAACGGACGATGGCGTCGCGGTCCCTCTCGTTGATGTGCATGAAGCGCAGCCCCGCGCTGTGGAGCACGCCGTCGCCGCTGGTGATCTTCTCGCAGTGCATCACCTGGGCGACCACCGGCACTACTTTCGGTTCGGGCAGCGGCAGATGGAAGGTGGCGTACACGATGTCGTCCCGGGTCATCTCCATCTCGGTCTCGGTGCGCAACCCGCCACCGCTTATGTTGACGATTCTCGGGAGGCTGCTCTGGGTTGCCACCCGCAGCCCGGCGGTGCCGCTTTCCTCGGCGGTGCCTGCGGTCACGTTGAACAGGATCACCGGGATGTCAGTGTCGAGGCGGAAGTATTCTCTCTGGTCCTCGGGTGTCACCCGGT
Encoded here:
- a CDS encoding PilZ-like domain-containing protein, coding for MQNGTYNYKDYFQPGQKARVEVALSGNTVFNDGAVVTEINDAEVRLRLSREKLPDGVLLRREAPLVVRVGVGGNSYRCKGVVLDDHAEEDLRVAFTDRVTPEDQREYFRLDTDIPVILFNVTAGTAEESGTAGLRVATQSSLPRIVNISGGGLRTETEMEMTRDDIVYATFHLPLPEPKVVPVVAQVMHCEKITSGDGVLHSAGLRFMHINERDRDAIVRYVCNEEIKRIRLCRKDFYSLPNS